A genomic stretch from Telmatocola sphagniphila includes:
- a CDS encoding MFS transporter has translation MLNESLSTSRERTSLSKTLKNRTFFALIVSQFLAAFNDQAINASAMFFAIHSRTLTEEQAISLMPVLFYTPWFLFVTLAGYFADRYSKRNALVFWKLAEIVITAIALAGFWFGQAEGVTLVLSTVFFMGMHAAFFGPAKYGIMPEILEPELLSRGNGYLESFSFLGTILGSICGGVFSFLFQGSEWIIGIILGSLALIGFFVSLQLQKIPAANPQRPFPRYIYFPLIQNFRHVLATRDLLFAIVGIAFFTFVVTFLRATVYMFGESQSPRWDELKTSAVVGTVACGLGLGCPLAGWLSGKKIELGLIPIGALGIAIGCLLASLFTASLSGLIFSTVLIGFSTSFFLVPLFSLLQYSAARTSKGEMFAISNFVDVGGAVLSSVLFLGCVAVSKRVELAPEVAMKELASNQNFLKVELREGRPVQVTLGEGENITQYGQPAGEVASVVSRIFRPVEAEQLIITIDSGVTPGSRVAVWEYRIGNVKHLVVAPEGRLTKSAYDFRKLPPYLFGTAGVLALIMLLVLRKIMPDLFRQTLRFIAGSRESSSAWPTATAPVRPDGP, from the coding sequence ATGCTGAACGAGTCTCTCTCGACATCCCGAGAACGAACCAGCCTCTCTAAAACGCTCAAAAATCGAACATTTTTTGCACTGATCGTCTCTCAATTTCTGGCCGCGTTCAACGATCAGGCCATCAACGCCTCGGCGATGTTTTTTGCGATTCACTCCCGCACACTGACCGAGGAACAGGCGATCTCGCTGATGCCGGTCCTGTTCTATACGCCCTGGTTCCTCTTCGTGACCTTGGCGGGCTACTTCGCCGACCGCTACAGCAAGCGCAACGCGCTGGTGTTCTGGAAACTGGCGGAAATTGTCATCACGGCGATCGCTTTAGCGGGATTCTGGTTCGGCCAGGCGGAGGGAGTGACGCTGGTTCTATCCACTGTCTTCTTCATGGGGATGCACGCGGCTTTTTTCGGTCCGGCTAAGTACGGCATCATGCCGGAAATCCTGGAACCTGAACTTCTCTCGCGAGGCAACGGGTATCTCGAATCGTTTTCTTTCCTCGGAACGATTCTCGGCAGCATCTGCGGCGGCGTCTTTTCGTTTCTGTTTCAAGGCTCGGAATGGATAATTGGTATCATCCTCGGATCGCTGGCACTGATCGGCTTTTTCGTCAGCCTGCAGCTTCAGAAAATTCCGGCGGCCAATCCCCAACGTCCATTTCCCAGATATATCTATTTTCCTTTGATTCAGAATTTTCGGCACGTATTGGCCACCCGAGATTTGCTGTTCGCCATCGTGGGAATCGCCTTTTTTACGTTCGTCGTGACCTTTCTGCGGGCCACCGTCTACATGTTTGGCGAAAGCCAGAGCCCGCGCTGGGATGAATTGAAAACCAGTGCCGTGGTTGGGACGGTCGCGTGTGGTCTGGGGCTGGGCTGTCCGCTGGCGGGGTGGCTATCGGGTAAGAAAATCGAACTGGGTCTGATCCCGATCGGCGCCCTGGGCATTGCCATCGGGTGCCTGCTGGCCAGTCTGTTCACCGCCTCCTTGAGTGGGTTAATTTTCTCGACGGTGCTCATCGGTTTTTCGACCAGCTTCTTTCTGGTGCCGCTCTTTTCACTGCTTCAGTACTCCGCGGCACGGACCAGTAAGGGCGAAATGTTCGCGATCAGCAATTTTGTGGACGTAGGAGGCGCTGTGCTCTCCTCCGTACTCTTTCTCGGTTGCGTTGCCGTATCGAAAAGGGTCGAGCTGGCTCCAGAGGTGGCAATGAAGGAACTCGCTTCCAACCAGAACTTTCTGAAGGTGGAGTTGAGAGAAGGTCGGCCGGTTCAAGTCACCCTTGGGGAAGGGGAGAATATCACTCAATATGGTCAGCCAGCGGGAGAAGTCGCTTCGGTAGTTTCGAGAATTTTTAGACCGGTGGAAGCCGAGCAGTTAATCATCACCATCGATTCCGGGGTGACGCCGGGCAGCCGCGTGGCGGTCTGGGAATATCGAATTGGTAACGTGAAGCATCTGGTGGTGGCACCAGAGGGGCGACTGACGAAGTCCGCTTACGATTTTCGTAAGCTGCCACCGTATCTGTTTGGGACAGCTGGAGTGCTGGCTTTGATCATGTTGCTGGTATTGCGCAAGATCATGCCGGATCTGTTCCGGCAGACCTTGCGTTTTATCGCAGGGAGTCGAGAATCTTCATCCGCATGGCCGACAGCGACGGCACCAGTCCGCCCAGACGGCCCATAA
- a CDS encoding ABC transporter ATP-binding protein has product MSGSPNTLVRVQDLYKSFVRGNEEIQVLKKLTLEVARGEFLALMGPSGSGKTTLLNLIAGLDQPTGGSITVDGEVISEMSESQLARWRTRNVGFVFQFYYLLPVLTAYENVELPLLLLPMSKEQRRKQVLTALDLVGLSSRLTHRPGMLSGGQQQRVGIARAMVTDPALIVADEPTGDLDSKSADEILKLMQILCEQVNKTIIMVTHDPHAAEKSQRTLHLDKGRLVEDDDRTRAYMRETPPKTNQEVFT; this is encoded by the coding sequence TTGTCAGGATCCCCAAACACCCTGGTCCGCGTTCAGGATTTATACAAGTCCTTCGTACGCGGCAACGAAGAGATCCAGGTTCTCAAGAAACTGACTCTGGAAGTGGCACGCGGCGAATTCCTCGCCTTGATGGGCCCATCCGGCTCGGGAAAAACGACCCTGCTGAATCTGATTGCCGGGCTCGATCAGCCGACCGGCGGCAGCATTACTGTGGACGGCGAAGTCATTTCAGAAATGTCCGAAAGCCAACTGGCCCGATGGCGGACGCGCAACGTCGGCTTCGTGTTCCAGTTCTACTATCTTCTGCCGGTACTCACGGCTTATGAAAATGTGGAGCTGCCTTTGCTGCTCCTTCCCATGTCCAAGGAACAGCGCCGCAAGCAAGTCCTCACGGCCCTCGATCTCGTAGGGCTGTCCAGTCGCTTGACTCACCGCCCGGGGATGCTTTCCGGGGGGCAACAGCAGCGTGTCGGCATCGCCCGCGCCATGGTCACCGACCCCGCCCTGATCGTGGCCGACGAACCGACTGGGGACCTGGATTCCAAATCGGCCGATGAAATTCTGAAGCTGATGCAGATCTTGTGCGAACAGGTGAACAAAACGATCATCATGGTGACGCACGATCCGCACGCCGCCGAAAAGTCGCAACGGACTTTGCACCTGGATAAGGGCCGGCTAGTGGAAGATGATGACCGCACCCGGGCTTACATGCGGGAAACGCCTCCGAAAACCAATCAGGAGGTGTTCACATGA
- a CDS encoding ABC transporter permease, which translates to MMPYPEFTFFEGMLILFKFLMLVVLLALLAAVVTMPLFFAIVTYISKWLGAREGMDRTTGSIFSRTCNFLIWIAVPLLSLSGTVFLLGYSGGLDAFNSTHPQKSVANPRPIKREFVNKFEDLTRNLTGQAELISQANSKQELTPDEELEKIGAENSLKMMRSAIVFFIYQIGPIPLIVILAAVIFGRRKLQLIVRSLNRNPLRTSLMYVAIFVLSSVLALVWTVLSFIDEVTTEQEGTLKAIITERYQIPSQLKPTHVRELWRLVEQLPPENRPQNGDDDLMTWAFLAGTLDPKNKTAQNSFFLFCMEPRKVLTMLDGLEDLTQEQRKMLEKAAAAMEENKKGVVIGLEKLTQLGKRVGDRIQLTGLNYTDLVFDMEIVGTFPGGTRYDQSAVMNRDYLYQALDRYKGEKGKEHPMADKCLNLIWLRLPNKQAFDQLAELVDASGRFSPSIKIETSSSGISTFLDAYKEILWGLRWILAPVLMGTMILIIAVAISISVRERRTEMAVLKVLGYQPGTIMLFVLGEAIFIGMLSGFLAMCLIAVLVNVGMGGVNLKIAFFGRFFVPNAALWWGPALGTFASLVGSIIPALSARSVKVTDVFSRVA; encoded by the coding sequence ATGATGCCCTACCCAGAGTTCACTTTCTTCGAAGGGATGCTGATTCTCTTCAAATTCCTGATGTTGGTCGTACTTCTTGCACTACTTGCAGCAGTCGTGACCATGCCGTTGTTCTTTGCCATCGTCACTTATATCTCGAAGTGGTTGGGTGCCAGAGAAGGCATGGACCGGACAACCGGATCGATCTTTTCGCGAACTTGCAATTTCCTGATCTGGATCGCGGTACCTTTGCTGAGTCTGTCCGGAACTGTATTCCTCCTGGGCTATTCGGGTGGCCTCGATGCTTTCAACTCGACGCATCCTCAGAAATCGGTAGCGAATCCGCGGCCCATCAAACGAGAGTTCGTCAACAAATTCGAGGATCTTACTCGTAATCTGACCGGCCAGGCAGAGTTGATCAGTCAGGCCAATTCAAAGCAGGAACTCACACCGGACGAAGAGCTTGAGAAAATCGGAGCGGAGAACTCGTTGAAAATGATGAGATCGGCGATTGTCTTTTTCATCTATCAAATCGGCCCTATTCCTCTGATCGTGATTCTCGCCGCGGTGATCTTCGGTCGGCGGAAGCTCCAGCTCATTGTTCGAAGTCTGAATAGAAATCCGCTGCGCACTTCGCTTATGTATGTGGCCATTTTCGTGCTGTCGTCCGTGCTGGCTTTGGTCTGGACGGTCCTGTCGTTCATCGACGAAGTGACTACGGAGCAGGAAGGAACTCTAAAGGCCATTATCACCGAACGCTATCAAATTCCTTCTCAGCTAAAACCTACGCACGTTCGGGAACTGTGGCGATTGGTGGAACAGCTTCCTCCGGAAAATCGTCCGCAGAACGGCGACGACGACCTGATGACCTGGGCGTTTCTGGCGGGAACTCTCGACCCGAAAAATAAAACTGCTCAGAACTCCTTCTTCCTATTCTGCATGGAACCCCGAAAAGTTTTGACCATGCTCGACGGCCTGGAGGATCTCACGCAAGAGCAAAGGAAGATGCTCGAAAAAGCCGCCGCCGCGATGGAAGAAAACAAGAAAGGTGTAGTGATAGGACTCGAAAAGCTGACGCAACTCGGGAAGCGCGTCGGCGATCGTATTCAATTGACGGGATTGAACTACACCGATCTGGTTTTCGATATGGAAATCGTTGGCACCTTCCCCGGTGGAACTCGCTACGACCAGAGCGCGGTTATGAATCGGGATTACCTTTATCAGGCTCTCGACCGGTACAAGGGGGAAAAAGGCAAAGAACATCCCATGGCGGACAAGTGCCTGAATCTGATCTGGCTGCGATTGCCCAACAAGCAGGCTTTCGATCAACTCGCTGAACTGGTCGACGCTTCGGGTCGCTTCAGCCCTTCCATTAAAATTGAAACCTCCTCGTCCGGGATCAGCACCTTCCTGGACGCTTACAAAGAAATTCTCTGGGGACTGCGCTGGATTCTGGCGCCCGTTCTGATGGGCACTATGATCCTGATCATTGCGGTAGCCATTAGCATCAGCGTGCGCGAAAGGCGGACCGAAATGGCCGTCTTGAAAGTGCTGGGGTATCAACCGGGCACGATCATGCTGTTCGTGCTGGGTGAGGCAATCTTCATCGGTATGCTTTCTGGCTTTCTGGCCATGTGTCTGATTGCCGTTCTGGTGAACGTGGGTATGGGTGGGGTGAACTTGAAAATTGCTTTCTTCGGGCGATTCTTCGTACCGAACGCGGCACTCTGGTGGGGCCCGGCACTCGGAACCTTTGCTTCTTTGGTGGGCAGTATCATACCGGCCCTGTCCGCCCGTTCGGTTAAAGTGACCGATGTATTTTCTCGAGTGGCTTAA
- a CDS encoding ABC transporter permease, which produces MSALEEQIDVKTPPLPKGLEPLQDDEESSFLTRIQDNFVKLASFLASFIPMPAILHFCRAVSPRTELEIEMDPLLGRPRIVSFLLGVISLFLLVSASAFLAFISWGLLNYFGRNPFNAIAELSADDLKAAITGIVQGTIPFIYALEFLSISQLEHFPDHFRQIAWFIQKRTAILGNLLLFGLSLIPLSVFIMALPMVFPNEAVLSDTIPTYRSRIVGLFRRLMGALTALAVLVILVAVSIELVSLLKLQKSYVSPIPAKIFPQAFLDLLPTVLVEQWHYVLICVYLLDIGLLLIIGKVPLRYNIRNISVRWLTTAMTGLAFTLVVGLLILMFSFVNGLNKVSSESGIPGNVFVLSEGSIDETFSNLGYSDINQMENERAEEDRSGRPLAKSIGIKQVNVPGSSKKVKLISKETYISVNHEVAARPGFPMRHRLLPVRAIQDAWVAAKVHNMELIDGEWFDDKPQLSADGKTTLTPCVMGEAAARKFGEDVGKPIMKIGDTVKLGELNMVVVGIMKSEGTTFGSEVWTRWERATQAYNKKTFTTVVLRVEDDKPESAEIMAYHLSTNFKNPRVRAVTETQYFEDLAKGSAAIFTVILVIAAIMAIGGIFGVMNTMFATVAQRVKDIGVLRILGFKRWQLLISFMLETLSIALLGGLVGCLIGYFADGFKMDSTLSSGNGSNKSVTIRLTVDMTIIVCAILFTLIMGRLGGLVPSLSAMRMKILDSLR; this is translated from the coding sequence ATGTCGGCTCTGGAAGAACAGATTGACGTAAAAACTCCTCCGCTTCCCAAGGGCCTTGAGCCCCTGCAAGACGATGAGGAGTCTTCGTTTTTGACCCGAATTCAAGACAACTTCGTGAAGCTGGCCAGCTTTTTGGCCAGCTTCATTCCCATGCCCGCAATTTTGCACTTCTGCCGGGCCGTTTCGCCCCGAACAGAATTAGAAATCGAAATGGATCCATTGCTCGGCCGACCGAGAATTGTGTCGTTTCTGCTAGGAGTGATTTCCCTTTTCCTGCTGGTTTCCGCTTCGGCGTTCTTGGCATTTATCTCCTGGGGATTGCTCAATTACTTCGGGCGAAATCCTTTTAATGCAATCGCGGAATTGAGTGCGGACGATCTGAAAGCGGCTATTACGGGTATCGTTCAGGGCACGATCCCGTTTATTTACGCTCTCGAATTCCTATCCATTTCGCAGCTCGAACATTTCCCTGATCATTTCCGCCAAATCGCCTGGTTCATCCAGAAACGTACGGCGATCCTGGGGAATCTCCTTTTGTTCGGACTTTCGCTGATCCCGCTCTCCGTTTTCATCATGGCCTTACCCATGGTTTTCCCGAATGAAGCCGTGCTCAGCGATACGATTCCCACTTATCGCAGTCGAATCGTCGGCCTGTTTCGTCGACTCATGGGGGCACTGACTGCTCTGGCCGTGCTGGTAATTCTGGTGGCCGTCTCGATTGAATTAGTTTCACTACTGAAGTTGCAAAAATCGTATGTCAGCCCGATTCCCGCCAAGATCTTCCCGCAGGCTTTTCTCGATCTGCTGCCGACGGTACTCGTGGAACAATGGCATTACGTGCTGATCTGCGTCTACCTGCTGGATATCGGCCTACTGCTGATCATTGGAAAAGTGCCGCTACGCTACAACATTCGAAACATCTCCGTCCGCTGGCTGACGACCGCCATGACCGGACTAGCCTTCACGCTGGTCGTCGGATTGCTGATTCTGATGTTCTCGTTCGTAAACGGTTTGAACAAGGTCAGCAGCGAATCGGGAATTCCCGGGAATGTCTTCGTACTCTCCGAGGGCTCCATCGACGAGACTTTCAGCAATCTCGGCTACAGCGACATCAACCAGATGGAGAACGAGCGGGCCGAGGAGGACCGTAGCGGCAGACCCCTCGCCAAATCGATTGGCATCAAGCAGGTCAACGTTCCCGGTTCCAGTAAGAAAGTTAAGCTAATCAGCAAAGAAACTTACATTAGCGTGAACCACGAAGTGGCCGCTCGTCCCGGTTTTCCGATGCGGCATCGCCTATTGCCTGTCCGCGCCATCCAGGATGCCTGGGTCGCCGCCAAAGTCCATAACATGGAATTAATCGACGGGGAATGGTTCGACGATAAACCGCAACTCTCCGCCGACGGCAAGACGACTCTCACGCCTTGCGTCATGGGGGAAGCCGCTGCCCGTAAATTCGGTGAGGATGTTGGCAAACCCATCATGAAAATCGGAGACACGGTCAAACTCGGTGAGTTGAATATGGTCGTGGTGGGCATCATGAAATCCGAAGGAACCACTTTTGGAAGTGAAGTCTGGACCCGCTGGGAACGGGCCACTCAAGCGTACAACAAAAAAACCTTCACCACCGTAGTGCTCCGAGTTGAAGACGACAAACCGGAAAGCGCTGAGATTATGGCTTATCACCTCAGCACCAATTTCAAAAATCCCCGAGTTCGCGCGGTGACCGAGACTCAGTACTTCGAAGATCTTGCCAAGGGTAGCGCCGCTATCTTCACGGTGATTCTGGTCATTGCCGCCATCATGGCCATCGGCGGCATTTTCGGTGTGATGAATACCATGTTTGCTACGGTGGCTCAGCGAGTCAAAGACATCGGCGTCCTTCGCATCCTCGGATTCAAACGCTGGCAGTTACTCATTAGCTTCATGCTGGAGACACTATCGATAGCTCTTTTGGGAGGCCTCGTCGGCTGCCTGATCGGCTACTTCGCGGATGGCTTCAAAATGGATAGCACCCTCTCCAGCGGAAACGGTTCGAATAAATCGGTCACCATTCGCCTGACCGTGGATATGACCATCATCGTTTGTGCGATTCTATTCACGCTGATTATGGGCCGTCTGGGCGGACTGGTGCCGTCGCTGTCGGCCATGCGGATGAAGATTCTCGACTCCCTGCGATAA